The Cytobacillus firmus genome segment GCGTAGCGATCCATATGAAACAGGAAAGGACACAGTAGTGCCTTTTCTGAAAAGCAAAGGGATCAGTAAAATAGACAAATTTTTTCTCACTCACGGGGATATGGACCACATTGGCGGAGCATCAGCTGTTCTGAAGGAAATGAAGGTAAAGTCCGTTGTGTTTCCGCAGGGAGCTGAGTTCTCGGAGGCTGAAAAGGATTTGATTGTACAGGCTGAAAATAGCAAAAGTGAAATCTTGTTCACTAAAGCCGGAGATAGCTGGCTCAAAGGAGATTCCGTATTTCAGGTTTTGTCCCCGTTTGGAGGGGAGATGGGGGACGGTGTGGGGAAAAATGATGGATCTATTGTCCTTTTTGCCAAAGTGGGAGGGTTAAACTGGCTGTTTACCGGAGATTTGGAGGAACAGGGGGAAGGCCAGCTCATAAAGTCTTATCCTAAGTTGAAAGCTGATGTAGTGAAAATTGCACATCATGGAAGCAAAACTTCCTCAACAGATTTATTTCTTGCTGGAGTGAAGCCGCGGATTGGAGTTATTTCTGCAGGCAGGAACAACAGGTATGGGCATCCTCATAATGTTGTAATGAGCAGGCTGAATGACTATAATGTCAAAGTATTGAGAACCGATAGGCAAGGGGCAATTACCTATTTTTTTAAAGGGGATTCAGGAACCTTTTCAGTGCAGCTTCCATAGTATATGTTAGAAAGCATCAGGTTCCAGACTTGATAGTGCTTTATCGAAACTCCGCTCAAAAAAAAGAGGCTGCTGAGGCAGCCTCAACGTGTCAGCAGTATTGTGACACATTACTGTATGTAGCCATTAAGCTCCTAAAAATTTAATGACTGTTGCAATAATAAATAACGTTGCGAAGAAACCGAATGATACGATGAATCCTACACCAGAGTCGATTGCATCATTACGTTTGCTTTGGACGTCCTTTTCAAATTCGTTCACAGTCTACCCCTCCTATTTCCTATATAGTATAAGTCATTCAAATAAAAAAATCTAGAGTTCGCCTGCCCTTTTCCTGCATTAGCAGGAGTTGTCACAAATATGACGAAACATCATGGGGAAAATAACAAACAAAGGTGCACCGCAGCTTCCTGAGTTACCCGGGCCTCAGGGATGCAGCGTTCTATATAGATTGGAAATTGGCGTTCATTTGGGCGCCAATTTCTTATGTCTTGTCAAATTGCCATCGCTTCTTTAGGATATATAGTGAATATATTGTTTGGCGAACGGAGAGAAGAAATTGGTTTTTGATATTTGGAACAGAATTAAAGCGAAAAGTTTTGCTCCTATTTATTTATTATACGGAACAGAACCATATCTTATAAACGAAACGAAGCAGCTTCTGATCAGCAATGTGCTAAGTGAAGAAGAAGCTGATTTTAATTTATCCTCTTATGACCTTGAGGAAACCCCCATTGATACAGCGCTTGAAGATGCGGAGACATTTCCTTTTATGGGTGAAAGAAGACTGATCTTTTTACATAACCCGGTTTTTTTAACGTCAGAGAAATCGAAAGCTAAACAGGAGCATAACCTGGCTAAGCTTGAAGCCTATATTAAAGAGCCTGCCCCATATTCAGTGGTGGTATTTTCCTCATCGGCAGAAAAACTCGATGATCGGAAAAAAATAACCAAACAATTGAAAAAAACGGCTGCAGTACTTGAAGCCAAGAAATTAAATGAAGGTGAATTGAAAGCCTGGATCAGGGAACGTGCAGCATTGAATGGTGTGCAGATTGATGAATCGGCTGTTGAGCTGATTTTGACATTGGCAGGCGCCAACCTGTTTATACTGACCAACGAGATCGATAAATTAGCCCTATATGCGAATGACACAAAGCGGATAGATGAACAGATGGCAGAAAAAATGGTATCACGGTCTTTAGAGCAAAACATTTTTTCCCTTGTGGATAAGGTGGTTCACCGCAAAATAGAAGAAGCCCTGAGAATTTATTATGATTTATTAAAGCAAAATGAAGAGCCCATTAAGATTTTATCTGTTATTACAGGGCAGTTTAGATTGATTTATCAGGTGAAGGAGCTTGCCAG includes the following:
- the holA gene encoding DNA polymerase III subunit delta, which codes for MVFDIWNRIKAKSFAPIYLLYGTEPYLINETKQLLISNVLSEEEADFNLSSYDLEETPIDTALEDAETFPFMGERRLIFLHNPVFLTSEKSKAKQEHNLAKLEAYIKEPAPYSVVVFSSSAEKLDDRKKITKQLKKTAAVLEAKKLNEGELKAWIRERAALNGVQIDESAVELILTLAGANLFILTNEIDKLALYANDTKRIDEQMAEKMVSRSLEQNIFSLVDKVVHRKIEEALRIYYDLLKQNEEPIKILSVITGQFRLIYQVKELARRGYGQQQIAGYLKIHPFRVKLAAGQAQLFADEELAAIISLLADADYQMKTGGMNKTMLIEMFLFRLQSQALR
- a CDS encoding YqzM family protein, coding for MNEFEKDVQSKRNDAIDSGVGFIVSFGFFATLFIIATVIKFLGA